A region from the Stutzerimonas stutzeri genome encodes:
- a CDS encoding amidase, producing the protein MIEVTECSIAELRNALETGQTTATQLVQAYLARVKAYDGPDTATALNALVVPNPDALAEAEASDRRRASGTSLGPLDGIPYTAKDSYLVKGLTAASGSPAFKDLIAYHDAFTIERLRAAGAICLGKTNMPPMANGGMQRGVYGRAESPYNADYLTAPFASGSSNGAGTATAASYAAFGLAEETWSSGRGPASNNGLCAYTPSRGVISVRGNWPLTPTMDVVVPYARTMADLLEVLDVVVADDPDVAGDLWRMQPWVPIPAASSIRPASYRELLADTASLAGKRFGVPRMFINKDPEAGTSENPGIGGPTGQRIMTRESVIERWEEARRALEAAGATVVEVDFPLVSNCEGDRPGAPTVYNRGLVSEQFLHDELWDLSAWAFDHFLRTNNDPKLNRLADVDGPLIFPHEPGTLPNREGDLAASMAEYVRMAERGITPWDEIASLEQGLRGLEQTRKLDLEDWMAQHGLDAVVFPTVADVGPADADVNPASADIAWRNGVWVANGNLAIRHLGVPTVTVPMGLMSDIGMPVGLTFAGRAYDDSNLLRLASAYESTGSRRVVPPRTPPLSN; encoded by the coding sequence ATGATAGAAGTAACCGAATGCTCGATCGCCGAGCTGAGAAACGCGCTCGAAACCGGTCAGACGACCGCGACACAGCTGGTGCAAGCCTATCTGGCCAGGGTCAAGGCCTACGATGGCCCCGATACGGCCACCGCACTCAATGCGCTGGTCGTACCGAATCCCGATGCGCTGGCGGAGGCCGAGGCTTCCGATCGACGCCGCGCCAGCGGAACGAGCCTGGGTCCGCTGGATGGCATCCCCTACACGGCAAAAGACAGTTACCTGGTCAAAGGGCTGACCGCGGCCTCGGGAAGCCCGGCCTTCAAAGACCTGATCGCCTATCACGACGCGTTCACCATCGAGCGCCTGCGTGCCGCCGGGGCCATCTGCCTGGGCAAGACCAACATGCCACCGATGGCCAACGGCGGCATGCAGCGCGGCGTTTACGGTCGCGCCGAGAGCCCTTACAACGCGGACTACCTGACCGCGCCCTTCGCCTCGGGCTCCTCGAACGGCGCCGGCACCGCGACCGCGGCGAGCTACGCGGCCTTCGGCCTCGCCGAGGAAACCTGGTCGAGCGGCCGCGGGCCGGCGTCGAACAATGGCCTGTGCGCCTATACGCCGTCACGCGGCGTCATTTCCGTGCGGGGTAATTGGCCGCTCACCCCCACCATGGACGTGGTCGTGCCCTATGCGCGAACCATGGCCGATCTGCTGGAAGTGCTCGACGTGGTCGTCGCCGACGACCCGGACGTCGCCGGCGACCTGTGGCGCATGCAGCCCTGGGTACCGATTCCCGCCGCCTCGTCGATTCGCCCCGCTTCCTACCGCGAACTGTTGGCCGACACCGCCTCGCTGGCAGGCAAACGCTTCGGCGTACCGCGCATGTTCATCAACAAGGATCCCGAAGCGGGTACCAGCGAAAACCCCGGCATCGGCGGCCCCACCGGGCAGCGGATCATGACGCGCGAATCGGTGATCGAGCGTTGGGAAGAGGCGCGTCGTGCGCTGGAGGCCGCTGGCGCAACGGTGGTCGAAGTCGATTTTCCGCTGGTGTCGAACTGCGAAGGGGACCGCCCGGGCGCGCCCACCGTATACAACCGCGGCCTGGTTTCGGAGCAGTTCCTCCACGACGAGCTGTGGGACCTCTCGGCATGGGCCTTCGACCATTTCTTACGGACCAACAACGATCCGAAGCTCAACCGGCTCGCGGATGTCGACGGGCCGCTGATCTTTCCGCATGAACCCGGCACGCTGCCGAACCGCGAAGGCGACCTCGCCGCCAGCATGGCCGAATACGTGCGCATGGCCGAACGCGGCATCACGCCGTGGGACGAGATTGCCAGCCTCGAGCAAGGGCTGCGTGGCCTGGAGCAGACCCGCAAGCTGGATCTCGAAGACTGGATGGCCCAGCACGGGTTGGACGCCGTGGTCTTCCCGACGGTCGCCGATGTCGGCCCTGCGGATGCGGACGTCAACCCCGCTTCGGCGGACATCGCCTGGCGCAATGGCGTGTGGGTCGCCAACGGCAATCTCGCGATCCGCCACCTCGGGGTGCCGACGGTCACGGTTCCGATGGGCCTGATGTCGGACATCGGCATGCCCGTGGGCCTCACCTTTGCCGGCAGGGCCTACGACGATTCGAATTTGCTGCGGCTGGCCTCGGCATACGAATCGACCGGCTCGAGGCGCGTCGTTCCGCCGCGAACGCCTCCCTTGAGCAACTAG
- a CDS encoding GntR family transcriptional regulator encodes MSKPGQHVLITLRKMIASGELPAGERLAEIPTAESLGVSRMPVRIAFRTLEQEGLLSKAGARGYVVRAVSPDEIAGAVEIRGVLEGLAARQAAERGLTEICRAALQECLEAGDALFAKGYVTEEDLEVYHDINLRFHQLVLEASGNPAIAVTLARNENLPFASVSALAVNLGDLTREYRRFNFAHMQHHTVVDALIHGQSARAEQIMREHANVTLRYREMLSDANKASVTILRK; translated from the coding sequence ATGAGCAAGCCCGGCCAACATGTGCTGATTACCCTGCGCAAGATGATCGCTTCGGGCGAGCTGCCCGCCGGTGAGCGCCTAGCCGAAATACCGACGGCTGAAAGCCTCGGGGTTTCGCGGATGCCAGTTCGCATCGCATTCCGCACGCTCGAGCAAGAAGGTCTGCTCAGCAAGGCTGGCGCCCGTGGCTACGTGGTAAGGGCCGTCAGCCCTGACGAAATTGCCGGCGCGGTCGAGATACGCGGCGTGCTCGAAGGTCTGGCTGCGCGGCAGGCGGCCGAGCGAGGCTTGACCGAGATATGTCGCGCAGCCCTGCAGGAGTGCCTGGAGGCTGGTGATGCGCTGTTTGCCAAGGGCTACGTTACAGAGGAAGACTTGGAGGTCTACCACGACATAAACCTGCGCTTTCATCAGCTCGTGCTCGAAGCCAGCGGCAATCCGGCGATAGCCGTGACGCTGGCTCGAAACGAAAACCTGCCGTTCGCCTCAGTTAGCGCATTGGCGGTCAACCTGGGCGACCTGACCCGCGAATATCGCCGCTTCAATTTTGCGCATATGCAGCATCACACAGTGGTCGATGCGCTGATTCACGGGCAGAGCGCTCGAGCGGAACAGATCATGCGCGAACACGCCAACGTCACGTTGCGCTACCGTGAAATGCTCAGTGACGCCAACAAGGCCAGCGTCACTATCCTGCGCAAATGA
- a CDS encoding CNNM domain-containing protein, protein MTLLIAFAVLSVLVSFICSILEAALLSLTPSFIAHQKTSRPKLYERLKRLKDKVDQPLAAILTLNTVAHTVGATGVGAQVTVVFGNGYVGIASAVMTVLILVLSEILPKTIGARYWRTLAPFLPPLLNGMILLLKPFIYLSDIIMRLIGGKEPEHDIRQEIKALTVLGRENKSLDEDEQRVIRNILDLHEIKVRDVMTPRTVCDHTSPDTSIGAFKAQVADSQFSRYPVIGDNESPLGVVFRYDALSATDDEAPVSTIMKPLRVAPEMTSVETLMTQLLHERQHMCLVYDEFGSWRGLVTLEDIMETIIGQPIMDETDDIPNMRRFAKRRWDHRIKRVRES, encoded by the coding sequence ATGACCCTCCTGATAGCGTTCGCTGTCTTATCCGTCCTCGTTTCATTCATCTGTTCGATCCTCGAAGCCGCACTGCTCTCGCTGACGCCGAGCTTTATCGCGCACCAGAAAACCTCCCGGCCTAAGCTCTACGAGCGGCTGAAACGTCTGAAGGACAAGGTCGACCAGCCGCTCGCGGCGATCCTGACGCTCAACACCGTCGCCCACACGGTCGGCGCCACCGGCGTCGGTGCGCAGGTCACCGTGGTGTTCGGCAACGGCTATGTCGGCATCGCCTCGGCGGTGATGACGGTGCTGATCCTGGTGCTGTCGGAAATCCTGCCCAAGACTATCGGCGCGCGTTACTGGCGCACGCTGGCGCCGTTCCTGCCTCCACTGCTGAACGGCATGATCCTGCTGCTGAAGCCGTTCATCTACCTGTCCGACATCATCATGCGGCTTATCGGCGGCAAGGAGCCGGAGCACGACATCCGCCAGGAGATCAAGGCGCTGACCGTGCTTGGCCGCGAGAACAAGAGCCTCGACGAGGACGAGCAGCGAGTCATCCGCAACATCCTCGACCTGCATGAGATCAAGGTGCGCGACGTGATGACGCCACGTACGGTTTGCGATCACACCTCGCCGGACACCAGCATCGGCGCGTTCAAGGCGCAGGTCGCCGACAGCCAGTTCTCACGCTACCCGGTGATCGGCGACAACGAGAGCCCGCTGGGCGTCGTGTTCCGCTATGACGCGCTGTCAGCGACCGATGACGAAGCGCCAGTGTCGACCATCATGAAGCCGCTGCGGGTGGCGCCGGAGATGACCAGCGTCGAGACCCTGATGACCCAGCTGCTGCACGAGCGCCAGCACATGTGCCTGGTCTATGACGAGTTCGGCAGCTGGCGCGGTCTGGTGACACTGGAAGACATCATGGAAACCATCATCGGCCAACCGATCATGGACGAAACCGACGACATCCCCAACATGCGCCGCTTTGCCAAGCGTCGCTGGGATCATCGCATCAAGCGCGTTCGCGAGAGCTGA
- a CDS encoding MFS transporter codes for MNNQLRHAVDAGSMNRFQWTAIGVCIVLNMIDGFDVLVMAFTAASVSAEWGLSGSEIGMLLSAGLFGMAGGSLFIAPWADRFGRRPLILLCLTVSGAGMILAAYSQSPTQLGVLRMITGLGIGGILASSNVIASEYSNKRWRGLAVSLQSTGYALGATFGGMIAIYLLGQFGWRSVFLFGGAATLVAIPLTILCLPESIDYLISRRPRNALDRLNKLAVRLGQSQLGSMPVVSGTSSSSSSSSAGGTFKRLFAPELLAKTLLLWLAFFLVMFGFYFVMSWTPKLLVTAGLSAKQGVTGGVLLSVGGIFGSTLLGLASSRFRLHYILALFMIVTAILLAVFVGTTSHLTTAFITGALIGLFANGCVAGLYATSPLVYDASVRATGVGWGIGVGRIGAILSPLVAGHLIDTNWSPDQLYLLYAVVFVAAACVVLTFRLPSSRPAVALG; via the coding sequence ATGAACAACCAACTGCGTCACGCTGTGGATGCCGGTTCGATGAATCGCTTTCAATGGACTGCCATTGGCGTCTGTATCGTGCTGAACATGATCGATGGTTTCGATGTGCTGGTGATGGCCTTTACCGCGGCATCGGTCTCTGCCGAGTGGGGCCTGAGCGGTTCTGAAATCGGCATGCTGTTGAGTGCCGGGCTGTTCGGCATGGCCGGTGGCTCGCTCTTTATTGCCCCGTGGGCAGACCGCTTTGGCCGTCGCCCCTTGATCCTGCTGTGTCTCACCGTATCCGGGGCTGGCATGATCCTCGCCGCGTACAGCCAAAGCCCAACTCAACTAGGCGTACTAAGGATGATCACCGGCCTGGGCATCGGCGGCATTCTCGCCAGCAGCAACGTTATCGCCAGCGAATACTCCAACAAGCGCTGGCGGGGCCTTGCAGTGAGCCTGCAATCTACCGGCTACGCCTTGGGCGCAACGTTTGGCGGCATGATCGCAATCTACCTGCTCGGCCAGTTCGGCTGGCGATCGGTGTTTCTATTCGGTGGCGCGGCTACGCTGGTTGCCATCCCGCTGACAATTCTTTGCCTGCCGGAATCCATCGACTATTTGATTTCGCGCCGCCCGCGCAACGCCCTGGATCGCCTCAACAAGCTGGCCGTTCGCCTTGGGCAATCCCAGCTCGGCTCAATGCCGGTCGTCAGCGGCACCAGCTCCAGCTCCAGCTCCAGCTCCGCCGGCGGGACTTTCAAGCGACTGTTTGCGCCAGAGCTTTTGGCGAAGACGCTGTTGCTGTGGCTCGCCTTTTTCCTGGTGATGTTCGGCTTCTACTTCGTCATGAGCTGGACGCCAAAGCTGCTTGTGACTGCCGGCCTTTCGGCGAAGCAGGGCGTCACCGGCGGCGTGTTGCTGAGCGTAGGCGGCATCTTCGGCTCGACATTGCTGGGCCTCGCCTCGTCGCGCTTCAGATTGCACTACATCCTTGCGCTGTTCATGATCGTGACTGCGATTCTACTGGCGGTGTTCGTCGGCACCACCTCCCACCTCACTACCGCCTTCATCACCGGCGCGCTAATCGGCCTTTTCGCCAATGGCTGCGTGGCCGGGCTGTACGCCACCTCTCCTCTCGTTTACGACGCCTCGGTCAGGGCCACTGGCGTAGGCTGGGGCATTGGCGTCGGCCGTATCGGCGCAATCCTCTCGCCGCTGGTCGCTGGTCACCTGATCGATACCAATTGGAGCCCGGACCAGTTGTACCTGTTGTACGCCGTGGTGTTCGTCGCCGCCGCCTGCGTGGTGTTGACGTTCCGCCTGCCTTCGTCCCGCCCCGCGGTTGCACTCGGCTAA
- a CDS encoding esterase-like activity of phytase family protein — protein sequence MITPTRLTHTALSTALTLALLPLTSQAAPSRAAAYFERVATFPVYRNLGADEDASKQTVAEITAVSRDGRTLIYTDSPGERIGLVDIRDPKNPQPAGFVQLEGEPTSVAVHLHYALVAVNTSLSFAQPDGVLAVFDIRNPTQPKRVATLPMGGQPDSIAISPRGRYAAVAIENERDEDLNDGLLPQLPAGYLRIVDLKGQPSRWQTRDVDLTGLADIAPNDPEPEYVSINDQDIAAVTLQENNHVVLVDLRRDRVLRHFSAGQVDLEGVDVEENDRIQPVGVLKGKRREPDAIAWVGPLVATANEGDYEDADGETGGSRGFTLFDYTGQVWHDAGVSLEHAFIRAGHYPESRSENKGIEPEGIASASFRQQDFLFVGSERGNAVAVYDVARPWAPVMHQLLPTGMGPEGILPIPSRNLLVVSSEEDSAEDGYRSTLSIYQYGASKANYPEIRSTDRDLIPWGALSGLVADRAQADRLYAVPDSYYKASRIFTIDTSKTPAVIDGQIELRKAGKTVDYDLEGIAQAGNGDFWLASEGNGKAKPNLLIRASANGEVLAEYALPKDVAAQQTSNGFEGVSVVGEGTSTRVYVAFQREWKNDPAGKVRIGVFNPSSGEWGFVHYPLDAAAEGAWVGLSELTSIGNGQFLVIERDNQQGPAAEVKRLYRIDLSGMQPAAEGQAFPLVSKRLERDLLPELKRTGGWVLDKVEGAAVDKLGRLFVVTDNDGVEDASGETRFMRLGTVKR from the coding sequence ATGATCACGCCGACCCGCCTGACCCACACCGCGCTGTCCACTGCGCTGACACTGGCCCTGCTGCCACTGACTTCGCAGGCCGCACCCTCGCGCGCTGCGGCATATTTCGAGCGGGTCGCGACCTTCCCGGTGTACCGCAACCTCGGCGCCGATGAGGACGCATCCAAGCAGACCGTCGCCGAGATCACCGCCGTCAGTCGCGACGGTCGCACGCTGATCTATACCGACAGCCCGGGCGAGCGCATCGGCCTGGTGGACATCCGCGATCCGAAAAACCCGCAACCGGCGGGCTTCGTCCAGCTCGAAGGCGAACCGACGTCGGTTGCGGTGCACCTGCATTACGCACTGGTGGCGGTGAATACCTCGCTCAGCTTTGCCCAGCCGGACGGCGTGCTGGCGGTGTTCGACATCCGCAACCCCACGCAGCCCAAACGCGTCGCGACGCTGCCCATGGGTGGTCAGCCGGATTCCATCGCCATCAGCCCACGGGGCCGCTATGCCGCCGTGGCGATCGAGAACGAGCGGGACGAGGACCTTAACGACGGGCTACTGCCACAACTGCCGGCCGGCTATCTACGCATCGTCGACCTCAAGGGCCAGCCGTCACGCTGGCAGACGCGGGACGTCGATCTGACCGGCCTGGCGGACATCGCGCCGAACGATCCGGAGCCCGAATACGTCAGCATCAACGACCAGGACATCGCCGCCGTCACGCTGCAGGAGAACAACCACGTGGTGCTGGTCGACCTGCGTCGGGACCGCGTACTGCGTCACTTCAGCGCCGGCCAGGTCGATCTGGAAGGTGTGGACGTGGAGGAGAACGACCGCATCCAGCCCGTCGGCGTGCTCAAGGGCAAGCGTCGCGAACCGGATGCCATCGCCTGGGTCGGTCCGCTGGTGGCGACTGCCAACGAAGGCGACTACGAAGATGCCGATGGCGAAACCGGCGGCAGCCGCGGCTTTACCCTGTTCGACTACACCGGCCAGGTCTGGCATGACGCCGGCGTGTCGCTGGAGCACGCCTTCATCCGCGCCGGCCACTACCCCGAGAGCCGCTCGGAGAACAAGGGCATCGAGCCGGAGGGCATCGCCTCGGCGAGCTTCCGCCAACAGGATTTCCTCTTCGTCGGCAGCGAGCGCGGCAATGCGGTCGCGGTCTACGACGTCGCGCGCCCCTGGGCTCCAGTGATGCACCAGTTGTTGCCAACCGGCATGGGCCCCGAAGGCATCCTGCCGATCCCGTCGCGCAACCTGCTGGTAGTGAGCAGCGAGGAGGATTCGGCCGAGGACGGCTACCGTTCGACCCTGTCGATCTACCAGTACGGCGCCAGCAAGGCGAACTATCCGGAAATCCGCTCCACTGACCGCGACCTGATCCCTTGGGGCGCGCTCAGCGGCCTGGTGGCGGACCGCGCGCAAGCGGACCGTCTTTACGCCGTTCCGGACAGCTACTACAAGGCCTCGCGCATTTTCACTATCGACACGAGCAAGACGCCCGCCGTCATCGACGGGCAGATCGAACTGCGCAAGGCCGGCAAGACCGTCGACTACGACCTGGAGGGCATTGCCCAGGCCGGGAATGGCGACTTCTGGCTCGCGTCGGAAGGCAACGGCAAGGCCAAGCCGAACCTGCTGATTCGCGCCAGCGCGAACGGCGAGGTGCTGGCCGAATACGCGTTGCCGAAAGACGTCGCGGCGCAGCAGACCAGCAACGGCTTCGAGGGCGTATCGGTGGTCGGCGAAGGCACCAGCACCCGCGTGTATGTCGCCTTCCAGCGCGAATGGAAGAACGACCCGGCAGGCAAGGTACGCATCGGCGTGTTCAACCCGTCCAGCGGCGAGTGGGGCTTCGTCCACTACCCGCTCGACGCCGCGGCTGAGGGCGCCTGGGTCGGGTTGTCCGAACTCACCTCGATCGGCAATGGCCAGTTCCTGGTCATCGAGCGCGACAACCAGCAAGGCCCTGCCGCCGAAGTCAAACGCCTGTATCGCATCGACCTGAGCGGCATGCAGCCTGCTGCCGAAGGTCAGGCCTTCCCGCTGGTGAGCAAGCGCCTGGAGCGTGATCTTCTGCCCGAGCTGAAGCGCACCGGCGGCTGGGTGCTGGACAAGGTCGAAGGGGCTGCGGTCGACAAGCTGGGCCGCTTGTTCGTCGTCACCGACAACGACGGCGTGGAAGACGCCAGCGGTGAAACGCGCTTCATGCGGCTGGGTACCGTCAAACGCTGA
- a CDS encoding LysR substrate-binding domain-containing protein, protein MNYRRLTPSMSLLLAFEAAARHESYTRAAQELALTQSAVSRQVQSLEALLGITLFRREGRNIVLTDVGRLYRRELEGALTQIRKATLQAVAYGSGVGTLRLALLPTFGSKWLLPRLNDFYATNPGVQVHIHSRIQAVDFDEGDIDAAISVVSADQPGLVVHPLLEEMMVVVASPDVLADDERDDPAAIARQLLLQVASHPPLWADWFARHGLNPDQMRAGPNFELTSHLIQAVRAGIGVGLVPRLLVEDEVRQGHLVTVGETIPSQRTYCLVYPPRNEVLPSLEAFKSWLLPMPVER, encoded by the coding sequence ATGAATTATCGCCGCCTGACGCCTTCGATGTCCTTGTTGCTGGCTTTCGAAGCGGCGGCGCGTCATGAGAGCTACACCCGCGCCGCACAGGAGTTGGCCCTTACCCAAAGCGCAGTGAGCCGGCAGGTGCAGTCGCTGGAGGCGCTGTTGGGGATCACGCTGTTCCGGCGGGAGGGTCGCAACATCGTCCTGACTGACGTGGGCCGCCTGTACCGGCGCGAACTGGAGGGCGCGCTGACGCAAATCCGCAAGGCGACGCTGCAGGCGGTGGCCTACGGTTCCGGCGTCGGAACGCTACGGCTGGCGCTGCTGCCTACCTTCGGCTCGAAGTGGCTGCTGCCGCGGCTGAACGATTTCTACGCAACCAATCCGGGTGTGCAGGTGCATATCCATTCCAGGATCCAGGCGGTGGACTTCGACGAGGGCGATATCGATGCGGCCATCAGCGTGGTCAGCGCCGATCAGCCGGGCCTCGTGGTGCATCCGCTGTTGGAGGAAATGATGGTCGTCGTCGCCAGCCCGGACGTGCTGGCCGATGACGAACGGGACGATCCGGCGGCTATCGCCCGGCAGCTGCTGCTTCAGGTCGCCAGCCACCCGCCCCTCTGGGCGGACTGGTTTGCCCGGCACGGGCTCAACCCGGATCAGATGCGCGCCGGCCCCAACTTCGAACTGACGTCCCACCTCATCCAGGCGGTCCGCGCCGGCATCGGTGTCGGGCTGGTCCCGCGTCTGCTGGTGGAGGACGAGGTGCGCCAAGGCCACCTGGTGACAGTCGGCGAAACCATCCCCAGCCAGCGCACCTACTGCCTCGTCTATCCGCCGCGCAACGAAGTGCTGCCGTCCCTGGAGGCGTTCAAGTCCTGGTTGCTGCCAATGCCGGTCGAGCGGTGA
- the ydiJ gene encoding D-2-hydroxyglutarate dehydrogenase YdiJ: protein MIARIPTEAPAAPYIAFLDALRAAGFRGEIARDHASRTVLATDNSIYQRFPQSAVFPLDADDVQTLARVVSEPAHQSVRLTPRGGGTGTNGQSLTDGVIVDLSRHMNRIIEINAEQRWVRVQSGVVKDQLNAALKPYGLFFAPELSTSNRATIGGMINTDASGQGSCTYGKTRDHVLELDTVLLGGERLHNGPLDEPTLERHLSRQDRVGHVYRCAERIQREKAELIEARFPKLNRRLTGYDLAHLREPDGRFNLNSVLCGAEGSLGFVVEAKLNVLPIPKYSVLVNIRYAGFMDALRDARTLITMSPLSIETVDSKVLLLAMQDIVWHGVAEYFPQQSQRPTLGINLVEFSGDDPEEVDARVASFIDYLQHDTQVERLGHTLAVGQAAVTRIYAMRKRAVGLLGNVDGEVRPQPFVEDTAVPPENLADFIAEFRDLLDGHGLAYGMFGHVDAGVLHVRPALDMKDPAQAAMVRPISDAVAELTQRYGGLLWGEHGKGVRSEYAPAFFGELYPSLQALKSAFDPHNQLNPGKIATPLDSTEPLLKIDEVPMRGELDRQIDERVWQSYGTAVHCNGNGACYNYDPDDAMCPSWKATRERVHSPKGRASLLREWLRLQAQAGADVLTPAVGGPLNFLRSLPTRWCNTRGGEGDFSHEVYDAMAGCLACKSCAGQCPVKVNVPEFRSRFLELYHRRYLRPLRDYLIGSLEFTLPVFAHVPWLYNAPMGSSWISTLMAEHIGMVDSPLISDFDFSGTCRRWKVITATPKALAELTADQRAKSVILLQDAFTRYFETPVFAAFIELASRAGFQVYLAPYSPNGKPLHVQGFLGAFTRTAKRNARRLQALAGFDIPLVGLDPAMTLVYRQEYAKVSGLICPEVLLPQEWLVRALPERTADVATQLPYRLLAHCTEKTNAAPSAALWNQVFKQAGLSLETQATGCCGMSGTYGHEARNLATSKMIFEQSWARAIGSADEAEALATGYSCRSQTARFNDTKLRHPIQALLEHFKVAP from the coding sequence ATGATTGCCCGCATCCCGACCGAGGCGCCCGCCGCGCCTTATATTGCTTTTCTCGACGCCCTGCGTGCGGCCGGTTTTCGTGGCGAGATCGCCCGTGACCATGCCAGCCGCACGGTGCTGGCGACAGACAATTCCATCTACCAGCGCTTTCCCCAGTCGGCGGTGTTCCCACTTGATGCGGACGACGTACAAACCCTCGCTCGCGTGGTCAGCGAACCGGCTCATCAAAGCGTCCGCCTGACCCCACGTGGCGGCGGCACCGGTACCAACGGGCAGTCACTCACCGACGGGGTGATCGTCGACCTGTCGCGGCACATGAACCGCATCATCGAGATCAATGCCGAACAGCGTTGGGTCCGCGTGCAGAGCGGCGTGGTCAAGGATCAGCTGAACGCAGCTTTGAAGCCCTACGGCCTGTTTTTCGCGCCGGAACTGTCCACATCCAACCGCGCCACCATCGGCGGCATGATCAATACCGACGCCAGCGGCCAGGGCAGTTGCACCTACGGCAAGACGCGCGACCACGTGCTTGAGCTGGACACCGTGCTGCTGGGCGGCGAGCGCCTGCACAATGGTCCGCTGGACGAACCGACACTCGAGAGACATCTCTCGCGGCAGGATCGCGTCGGTCACGTCTACCGCTGCGCCGAGCGCATCCAACGCGAGAAAGCCGAACTGATCGAGGCACGCTTTCCCAAGCTCAACCGCCGCTTGACCGGCTACGACCTGGCGCACCTGCGCGAACCCGATGGTCGCTTCAACCTCAACAGCGTGCTCTGCGGCGCCGAGGGCTCGCTCGGATTTGTCGTCGAAGCCAAGCTGAATGTGTTGCCGATTCCGAAATACTCGGTGCTGGTGAACATCCGCTACGCCGGCTTCATGGACGCCCTGCGCGACGCGCGCACGCTGATTACCATGAGCCCGCTGTCCATCGAGACGGTGGACTCCAAGGTGCTGCTGCTGGCGATGCAGGACATCGTCTGGCACGGCGTCGCAGAGTATTTCCCGCAGCAATCGCAGCGCCCGACGCTGGGCATCAACCTGGTGGAATTCAGCGGCGACGATCCCGAAGAAGTCGATGCGCGGGTCGCCTCGTTCATCGACTACCTGCAGCATGACACCCAGGTCGAGCGCCTCGGCCACACACTGGCTGTGGGCCAGGCCGCGGTCACGCGTATCTACGCGATGCGCAAGCGGGCGGTGGGACTGCTGGGCAATGTGGATGGCGAGGTTCGCCCGCAGCCCTTCGTCGAAGACACCGCCGTGCCACCGGAGAACCTGGCCGACTTCATCGCCGAGTTCCGCGATCTGCTCGACGGCCACGGCCTGGCCTACGGCATGTTCGGCCATGTCGATGCCGGCGTACTGCACGTTCGCCCGGCGTTGGACATGAAAGACCCGGCGCAAGCGGCGATGGTGCGACCGATCTCCGATGCGGTGGCCGAGCTCACCCAGCGCTATGGCGGCTTGCTCTGGGGTGAACACGGCAAAGGCGTGCGCTCGGAATACGCGCCCGCCTTCTTTGGCGAGCTGTACCCGTCGCTACAAGCGCTCAAGAGCGCATTCGACCCGCACAACCAGCTCAACCCCGGGAAGATCGCCACTCCGCTGGACAGCACCGAGCCACTGTTGAAGATCGACGAGGTGCCCATGCGTGGCGAGTTGGATCGGCAGATAGACGAACGCGTCTGGCAGAGCTACGGCACGGCGGTGCACTGCAACGGTAACGGCGCCTGCTACAACTACGACCCCGACGACGCCATGTGCCCGTCCTGGAAGGCCACCCGCGAGCGTGTCCATTCTCCCAAGGGCCGCGCGTCCCTGTTGCGCGAGTGGCTGCGCCTGCAAGCACAGGCCGGCGCCGACGTGCTGACCCCGGCCGTTGGCGGGCCGCTGAATTTCCTCCGCTCGCTGCCCACCCGCTGGTGCAATACGCGTGGCGGTGAAGGCGATTTTTCCCATGAGGTGTACGACGCCATGGCCGGCTGCCTGGCGTGCAAATCCTGCGCAGGCCAGTGTCCGGTGAAGGTCAACGTGCCGGAATTCCGCTCGCGCTTTCTCGAGCTGTACCACCGCCGCTACCTGCGTCCGCTGCGCGATTACCTGATCGGCTCGCTGGAATTCACCTTGCCGGTGTTCGCTCACGTGCCCTGGTTGTACAACGCGCCGATGGGTTCCTCCTGGATCAGCACATTGATGGCCGAGCACATCGGCATGGTCGACAGCCCACTGATCAGCGACTTCGATTTCAGCGGTACCTGCCGGCGCTGGAAGGTCATCACCGCAACGCCCAAGGCACTTGCCGAACTGACCGCCGACCAGCGCGCCAAGAGCGTGATCCTGCTGCAGGACGCCTTTACCCGCTACTTCGAGACGCCGGTGTTCGCCGCCTTCATCGAGCTGGCGAGCCGGGCGGGCTTTCAGGTCTACCTGGCGCCGTACTCGCCCAACGGCAAACCGCTGCACGTACAGGGCTTTCTCGGCGCCTTCACCCGTACCGCGAAGCGCAATGCCCGACGCTTGCAGGCACTGGCGGGCTTCGACATTCCTTTGGTGGGCCTGGATCCGGCGATGACCCTGGTCTACCGCCAGGAATACGCCAAGGTCTCAGGCTTGATCTGCCCTGAAGTGCTGCTGCCACAAGAGTGGCTGGTCAGGGCCCTGCCGGAACGAACCGCCGATGTCGCTACGCAATTGCCCTACCGGCTGCTGGCTCACTGCACCGAAAAGACCAATGCCGCACCGAGCGCCGCGCTGTGGAACCAGGTGTTCAAACAGGCCGGCCTCTCCCTGGAGACCCAGGCGACCGGCTGCTGCGGCATGTCCGGCACCTATGGTCACGAAGCACGCAACCTGGCGACGTCGAAGATGATCTTCGAACAGTCCTGGGCCCGCGCCATCGGCTCGGCCGACGAGGCCGAAGCATTGGCGACTGGCTATTCATGCCGCAGCCAGACCGCACGCTTCAACGACACCAAGCTGCGCCACCCGATCCAGGCATTGTTGGAGCACTTCAAGGTGGCACCCTGA